The following are encoded in a window of Trichormus variabilis 0441 genomic DNA:
- a CDS encoding alpha-ketoglutarate-dependent dioxygenase AlkB family protein: MKQLQLFDEPTTVLPVSYHPDFLSKQEADELYQHCQQLQWQQNQIRMLGKTMPVPRLECIYGDEGCDYLYSNSVLLKPLAWTDALSKLRDSITAFTGYSFRIVIGNQYRSGQDSIGWHADKESSMGVEPTITSISLGAVRKFQIKPIGGKPTDFWLEHGSLLVMLPGCQTTHLHQVPKTNKFVTTRINLTFRPHVGGKG, from the coding sequence ATGAAACAGTTACAACTATTTGATGAACCAACTACAGTTTTACCCGTCAGTTATCATCCTGATTTCTTAAGTAAGCAAGAAGCTGACGAACTCTATCAGCATTGTCAACAACTGCAATGGCAACAAAATCAGATAAGGATGCTGGGGAAAACTATGCCCGTTCCCAGGCTAGAGTGCATTTATGGGGATGAGGGTTGTGATTACCTCTACTCCAACAGCGTACTGCTTAAACCCCTAGCTTGGACAGACGCTCTGTCTAAGTTGCGTGACTCAATCACCGCATTCACTGGCTACAGTTTCCGCATCGTCATTGGCAACCAATACAGAAGCGGACAGGACAGTATAGGCTGGCACGCGGACAAGGAATCATCTATGGGTGTTGAGCCGACGATCACTTCCATTAGTCTCGGTGCGGTAAGGAAATTCCAAATTAAGCCTATCGGAGGTAAGCCTACTGACTTTTGGCTGGAGCATGGGAGTTTGTTGGTGATGCTTCCCGGTTGCCAAACTACTCACTTACATCAGGTTCCGAAAACCAACAAGTTTGTGACTACGCGAATTAACTTGACATTTCGACCACACGTTGGAGGTAAGGGATGA
- a CDS encoding replicative DNA helicase has protein sequence MHFNHDNVIPFSASQDVDRLPPQSIEAEESVLGGIMIDPQAFDRISHILVPEAFYVSAHTIIYQAFTQLRASFQPTDLLCLTNWLMDHNLLERIGGRNKLATLFDRTVSAVNIDVLADLVMQKYRRRQLIKIGNEIMQLGYETQTDLGQIFSQAEQKVFRVTQNSSDEQCKVHQAADMAIELYQKLEMGQMQGDKFGWYDLEAITGGLYPSSLVVVAAESHMGKTHFMISTAYEIMTKLGKGVLYVTPEMDRSQVNARMLARITGVDSAHIQAQTQSYWQQVAQGVCQLAEMPWQIFEHSSPTPTMIASAVRRSIAEAGGSLGAVFVDYLQQIPLEGGGNMAHEVGKITRQIRAIAKEHKIPVFLGCQINRGNQTTADKRPNRHLLRNSGEIFEVCDQLIMLYRDAVYTKDPSDQTIELIVEKNRLYGKLGTATMLCDFSTSRFLNFAR, from the coding sequence ATGCACTTTAACCACGATAACGTTATTCCTTTTTCTGCTTCCCAAGATGTGGATCGCCTACCGCCACAGAGCATTGAGGCTGAGGAATCTGTACTCGGCGGCATCATGATTGACCCACAAGCATTTGACCGCATCAGCCATATCCTTGTCCCTGAAGCTTTTTACGTGAGCGCACACACCATTATTTACCAAGCATTCACTCAACTGCGTGCCTCTTTTCAGCCTACAGATTTACTTTGCTTGACCAATTGGCTCATGGATCACAATCTTCTGGAGCGCATTGGCGGACGAAACAAATTAGCAACTTTATTTGACCGCACTGTTTCTGCCGTCAATATCGATGTTCTGGCTGATTTAGTCATGCAAAAATACCGCCGCCGACAGTTAATCAAAATCGGCAATGAAATTATGCAGTTGGGCTACGAAACCCAAACCGACTTAGGACAAATCTTCTCGCAAGCCGAACAAAAAGTTTTCCGCGTCACTCAAAATTCCTCCGACGAACAATGCAAAGTTCATCAAGCTGCTGATATGGCTATTGAACTCTACCAAAAACTGGAGATGGGACAAATGCAAGGCGACAAATTTGGCTGGTATGACTTGGAAGCTATCACTGGTGGTCTTTATCCCAGTAGTTTGGTGGTAGTGGCTGCTGAGTCTCACATGGGCAAAACCCATTTCATGATTTCCACTGCTTACGAAATCATGACTAAGCTCGGTAAGGGTGTTCTCTATGTCACTCCCGAAATGGATCGCAGTCAAGTCAATGCCCGAATGTTAGCCAGAATTACAGGTGTTGACTCTGCCCACATTCAAGCCCAAACACAATCTTACTGGCAGCAAGTTGCACAAGGTGTTTGTCAACTGGCTGAAATGCCTTGGCAGATTTTTGAGCATTCTTCCCCAACTCCCACAATGATTGCTTCTGCCGTTCGTCGCTCTATTGCTGAAGCGGGTGGTTCTTTGGGTGCTGTGTTTGTGGACTACTTGCAGCAAATTCCTCTGGAGGGGGGCGGCAATATGGCCCATGAAGTTGGCAAGATTACTCGCCAGATTCGCGCGATCGCTAAAGAACACAAAATCCCCGTTTTCTTAGGTTGTCAAATTAACCGAGGCAACCAAACAACTGCTGACAAACGCCCTAACCGTCATTTACTCCGCAATTCTGGGGAAATTTTCGAGGTTTGCGACCAGTTAATTATGCTTTACCGCGATGCTGTGTATACAAAAGACCCTAGTGACCAAACTATCGAGTTGATTGTTGAGAAAAACCGACTCTACGGCAAACTCGGCACTGCAACTATGCTTTGTGATTTTTCTACTTCTCGGTTTTTGAACTTTGCAAGGTAA
- a CDS encoding DNA cytosine methyltransferase, which produces MKSVLSLFSGIGGLCHHGIAAAGLSHKFQVRQFVEISPYSQSVLRYEQPQTPIHSDITTYHCNRGQFDILCGGFPCAGTSNSGNRQGLSDPRSALWAEQFRIIESDRPAIALIENPTGLLYRGLEQIIYDFDSIGYMGEWNCISAQQVGLSHQRKRIFIIAYPDGLFNRQQQAPWTNQIGNHITQVRLSLETRSYQPGVLAVAHGIPIGVAKNISGNYDARRAYGLSCSPRQSAVAWKRIDYLCSLLSYQEAF; this is translated from the coding sequence ATGAAATCAGTCCTCTCCTTATTCTCCGGCATCGGCGGACTGTGCCATCACGGTATCGCTGCGGCGGGTCTATCTCACAAGTTTCAAGTAAGGCAATTTGTCGAAATATCCCCCTATTCACAATCGGTACTGCGTTATGAACAGCCCCAAACCCCAATCCACTCGGACATTACCACCTACCACTGCAACAGGGGACAGTTTGACATCTTGTGTGGGGGATTCCCTTGCGCCGGCACAAGTAACTCTGGCAACCGACAAGGACTCTCTGACCCCAGATCCGCGCTCTGGGCTGAACAGTTCCGCATCATTGAATCCGATAGACCAGCGATCGCTCTTATCGAAAACCCCACAGGTTTGCTCTATCGCGGACTTGAGCAAATCATCTATGACTTTGACAGCATCGGGTACATGGGCGAATGGAACTGTATCTCTGCACAACAAGTCGGCTTGTCGCACCAAAGGAAACGAATCTTTATCATTGCCTACCCCGATGGCCTATTCAACCGTCAACAGCAGGCCCCCTGGACAAACCAAATTGGAAATCACATTACGCAAGTACGGCTCTCTCTCGAAACAAGAAGCTATCAACCCGGAGTTCTTGCGGTGGCTCATGGGATTCCCATTGGAGTAGCTAAAAACATCTCTGGTAACTATGATGCCCGTCGTGCTTACGGGTTGAGTTGCTCTCCGCGACAGTCCGCCGTTGCTTGGAAACGCATTGATTATCTATGCAGTTTACTTTCTTATCAGGAGGCATTTTGA
- a CDS encoding ASCH domain-containing protein, which yields MKALTVRQPWAWAIICANKNIENRVWPIHYRGDILIHAASKCTKKEYLQAKEFCHSIGVSVPELNSLSRGQIIGVVTVVGCQFSETGAGWGMPQQFHWHLANPRAITPIPYIGQLGLFDVPDELVREAVA from the coding sequence ATGAAAGCACTTACTGTCAGACAACCTTGGGCATGGGCTATCATCTGCGCCAATAAAAATATTGAAAATCGAGTTTGGCCTATTCATTATCGGGGTGATATTCTCATCCACGCGGCTTCAAAATGTACTAAAAAAGAATATCTGCAAGCAAAAGAATTTTGCCACAGCATCGGTGTTTCCGTACCAGAGCTAAACAGCCTCAGTCGCGGTCAAATCATCGGTGTCGTTACAGTTGTCGGTTGTCAGTTTTCAGAAACTGGTGCTGGCTGGGGAATGCCACAGCAGTTTCATTGGCATCTGGCCAATCCACGCGCCATTACTCCCATTCCCTACATCGGACAACTGGGACTTTTCGATGTGCCTGATGAATTGGTTCGGGAGGCAGTTGCATGA